GTTTAAGACACAATTTAATTTGAAATAAAATACATATTTGTAATATAAATGTAATTAAAATATAAAACCTATATTAATCATTAATTTCATAATAGTCAATCATTTAGACACAAATCATAATTATCTATTTTTGTATACCTAATTCTATTTGTTATTAATTCATACATATTGTTTCTTTTGAAAAAGGACTTGTATATGTGTTCTATTTTTCATCTTCCAAAAATGTTTTGTTTTATCCTTCGGAAATGCGTCAACATTAATACGCTTTAAGATATTAATTCATACGATAAAAGTACCTTATTATGTAAATTAAGGAAATACATTCGAATATTTTTCAACAAAAATCACAATTTACTTATTATTAACTCCAAAATCTAGAACTACTTACCTTTGTATGTTCCAATATTTTAAAAATGTAAAAGTCACTATAAATAAGAAATATCAAATAAATACAATAGATTTATAGTAAAATAAAAAAATTTAAATACATCATTACTTTTCTTGTAACAGCACATAAAACCCCCGAATCATGGGAAGTAAATTGCTCATGATTCGGGGGTTTTTAAGACTATATTTTAATAACAATCAAATCACATACAAGTCCTTATATACCTCTATAGTAGAACTCTTTTCATCTATTATTTCTTAAATTCAATTTGCATCATTTTATTAAACTGCGAAACAATATCGACCTCATCTAAAGAGTTAATACTGACAGCCAATGTATGTTTACCACCAATTACTCCGCCAGCAAAAGTTGTAAATCCGGGAATTCCTCCTCCGTGACCCCAAACTGAAACACCATTCGGAAGTTTAGTCTCATAGATTCCAAGACCATACCCATCACCAACCGCTTTTCCTTCTACAGGAACTGTAGTAAGCATTTCTTTTAGCTCTCGTTCCTTCAATAACTTACCACTGAGTAAAGATGAAAAGAATTTATTTAAATCGTCCGCATTAGATATCATGTCTCCAGCTGAATTAGCTAAACTCGGATTATAATACGTAATGTCTTTCAACTCGCTCGTTCCTTCGGTTTTCACATACCCACGAGCATGATTCTTTCCTGGGATGACAGGTGAATTACCTGGTAAAAACGTATTTGACAAGTCCAAAGGTTCAATAATTCGCTTTTCGATTTCTTCCGCATAACTATTACCAGTTATTTTTTCAATAAGCATTCCTAGTATTACGTATCCTGTGTTTGAATACGACCAGCCTTTACCTGGCGAAAAATCCGGAGGCAGCGCAAGTCCTATTTTCACTATTTCTTCTGCTGTATACGTTTTTTTCGAATTTATTATGTCAGCATCTTTTGACTTTAAATATTCAGCTATACCACTCGTATGATTCAAAAGTTGGCGTATCGTAATTTGATTACCATCATACCCATTTCCTTGAATAAGGCCCGGTAGCCACTTTTCAATTGAATCGTCAAGTTGTACGCGATTTTCTCCAACTAATTGCAGAACAGTCGTGGCAGTAAAAGTTTTTGTCACACTACCAATTCGAAAGCGATAATCTGATTTCACCGGTTTCTTTGTACTTAAATCTGCTACGCCAGCAGTATAACTACTCGTTTTTCCGTTATTATACGCCTTAGCTAATATCCCTGGAGCACCAAGCTGTACTGTTTCCTGCATTACTCGCTTCCAACCATTTCGATTCTTTTGATCATGCGCTTTTGACAAATTAGAGATATTTTGAGTAGACTCCGCTTTCACAGTAAAACCTGGTGTGATTAGAGTAGTACCCGCCAATAAAATTGCCAAACTTGCTAATTTCATTGAATTACGTTTTTTCATAAGGCTTTCTCTCCCCTATTCATATCGTATTGATTCAAGCTATACTTTCATCCTATATGATAAAACTCTCTTTTTTCTTATCCATTCCTTACGAAATACTTACTTTCAAAATTTAACAACCAGATGAAAAAAGTAATGTATGAAAATAAAAGAGAACGTGTTTTCAATTTATGAAAACACGTTCTCTTACATACTTAAAACCCTATATTCACTTTTACCATCCTGCACTAGCGTTCATGCCATTTCCGATAATAGTAAGAAGTAATGGCCACAGCACTGGTGCTAACGTAAGAAATAGATTAAGCAGTATAAGTATTCTATATCTCCCAGGAATATTATGATTTTTACGATTAACAAATAATACAAAAACTAATAATATTATGGTCGTTACAAACAAAAGTAACACTAACAACCAATACCAAACCATTAAACTGAGACTCCATGGCTGTAAAAGCTCGTGTACAATACCAAAGGTGATTCCCAATACTGCAAAACTAAAAGTAGTAACCGTTGCTTTAATAAACAATATACTTAATTTTTTATCGTATGTATACTTACAATATAAATCTATTAACGCGTATAAAGATAAAAATGCCATTAATACACCTACCCAAGACAATAACCAGTCTCCGCCTCCTCTAACTACCATAAACAGAAACCAACACATCCCTGCTGCAGAAAAAATAAAGGAAAGGAGTATGTTTTTCAATACCGGTTTCATTCTATTTTCACACCCTTACAAAAATTTAAACATAAAGTGAAACTTTAATCAGTGGTGAGTTTCTTCATCCCTCACTGATTATTAGCCCTCACCAATCGGGCTTTTATGGGCAGCCCGACCCCCACCTAACTTCTTTGCTTTCGCTGAGTTTTGAGGTGGGGGTCTTACTGCCCATTAAAGCGGGATAAATAATAATTTTTTATTTACATACTACTCGTAATTATTTCATCTCTTTTTCATTCTATATTGACGAAGTGAAGATAGCCTCACAAAAAATGTAACGAGCCATACTCTACTAAGGCAACCTTTTTCCATTGGTATCGATATAAAAAAGTAAGTATACATTACCACGTAATTAAATATAAGTAAATAAAATTAATTTACAGTTAATTTTATTTACTTATATTAATGTCACCCTTTCCCGTCCCGCTCTATCCATCGTACAGTCTTCTCTACATCTAACTCCGTATACGTCTTTTCACCATAACGAACAGACTCATATATCGGAATAATATCTCTCTTTCTACAAATTCTACTTAACCATTGTTGCATCGTTTCATAAGGCCTTCTCTGTTCGTGAAATGGTAAAGTTCTTTCCCATTCCTCTAACGTTTTTCTTATATTATCTTATCTTTAGGTAATAGCTGTTCAAACTGATGCATCACTTTCTTGTTCTTTTCGGTTCTATCCGTACTTTCTTTTGTTATCGATTGTTTATCCTGTTCTATTTCTGATTTCGTTACCTTTTTCCTCATTAATTTATAAAAAGCATATAGAATAACTAATGCAATAATTACATAAAAAACTACACTAATCCATGCATTTGAAAAAACAGAGAATATGTCTCCCCATGAATTTTTTCGTACAAAAAGTGGAATTTTTCTATGTTCCAACATAGCTATGTCGAGAATAGATTCCACTTATACAAAAAAGATGACCCCAGCAACACGCTAAAGTCATCTTTTTCACTATATTATTTTACTAACTCTCCATTATAAACTTTTATATCAAGTGGAGCAGTTAAAAACTGTTTTGCTTTGCTAACGAAAGATGTGAAGTGTTCACTCGTATTATGACTCGCAACTGCTGCTTCATCTTTCCATACTTCTACCATCGTATATACATTTTCATTTTCTGTATCTTTATAAAGGTCATACGAAATATTTCCACTTTCTTCTCTTGAACTATGAATGAGCGGACGAATTTCTTCAAAAAATGATTGTTGTTTTACTGGATCTACTTGAAATATTGCGTGAATAATAATCATGGTGTTTCCCCTCTCATATTCCACTTTTTCTTTGAAATTACTTCCACTCAGCAACTTTTTCAATTGGAAGACGAACTGATTGGTAACCACTGTCAGCAGCTTTTCCGATTGAGATTAACATAACTGGTACGTGACGTTCTTTATCTAATCCGAAAGCTTCTGCGATTTGGTCTTTTTCAAATCCGCCAATTGGGCAAGTGTCATAACCGTGAGCACGAGCTGCTAGCATAAATTGCATTGCTACAAGGCCACCGTCAATTAGTACTGTATCTTTCATGACTTCTGGTGTAACCATTGAAAAGTAAGCTGAAAGTTTTTTCATTTGATCTTCTTTTACTTCTGCTGGCATTAAACCGCGCTCTACAGCTGTACCGTAAATTTCTTCTGCGTTATCAAAGTTGTTTAAATCACCAAATAAAGCGATCATCGCTGAAGATGTTTCTACTTGAGATTGGTTGAATTTCGCCAGTGGCGCAAGTGTTGCTTTCGCTTCGTCGCTTTCAATTACTAAAAATCTCCATGGTTGCATGTTTACAGATGATGGTGCAAGTGTTGCTTCTGTAAGAATTTCTGTCATTTCTTCTTTACTAATTTTCACTGATGTGTCGTATTTACGAATTGAACGACGTCCTGTTAAAATTTCGTTAAAATCATTTGTTTTTACTGAGTTAGTCATAGTTGTATTCTCCCTTTTTTATAATTCTTTTATATTTTCTTGAATGTGATTTAACATATTTAAAAGATTATCGCGTTCTTCCTCACTTAATCCTTTAAATGCTGAAGCTGCAAAACGTTCTTTTTCCTCTTGAAACGCCTGAATTTTATTTCGTCCCTCTTCAGTAAGAGAAACTAACGTAATTCTGTTATCGTCTGGATTTTTACGTCTTACTATCATTTCATTTGCCTCAAGCTGTTTTAAATGCCTCGTTATCGCAGCATTATCAATATTCACTTCTTGTTGAAGTGCTTTTTGACTAATTTCACCTACTTCATATAACTGAAGTATAAGCTCTAATCGAGACTGGCTCATACCCGTACACCCTTCAAACTTCGAACTTACTTCTTTATTTAGAAAGTGTAATTTATATAAAATGATCGCTTCTTTTGAGCATGAACTTGTCAAACTATCCCTCCTTTACATACAAAATAAAAAACATTTGATGCATCAATAGTTGATATGTCAATTAATATAATCTATATCGATTTAGAATGCAAGCATTTTGTTTTCAATTTATTTTTTCCAAATTAAGGCGCTTTGTCGCGTTACAAAAAATGTTAATTGCTCTATAATAGTACTAATTTAAATGACTAGGGAGTGATTGTAATGCGGCAATGCACAAATAGAAATGAGGAATTAAAAATGGGAAATGAAATGAGGATATTCACATATGAAAACAATAAATATAGGGATTGTCGCGCACGTAGACGCTGGCAAGACGAGTTTGACTGAGCGAATTCTTTATGAAACGAATGTGATTAAAGAAATTGGCCGAGTTGATAGTGGTAATACGCAAACTGACTCAATGGCATTAGAGAAACAACGCGGAATTACGATTAAAGCTTCTGTCGTTTCTTTCTATATCAACGACTTAAAAGTAAATGTCATTGATACACCTGGACACGCTGATTTTATCGCTGAAGTGGAGCGATCATTCCGTGTTTTAGACGGTGCAATTTTGGTTATTCCTGCTGTTGAAGGTGTGCAAGCACAAACAAAAATTTTAATGCGAACATTGCAGAAACTAAACATCCCGACTATTTTATTCGTTAATAAAATTGATCGTAGTGGCGCAAATACTGAAAAAGTTGTAAAGCAAATAAAAAAGATTCTTTCAAATGAAACGTCCCCCTTCTACTCTGCTCGAAACGAAGGAACGAAAGATGCCCATATTATTGTATACAAATCATATGACGATTGTATGGAACTGTTAGCACCTTATAATGAATCGTTACTTGCGTCATATGTAAATGATGAAATCGTACCGAACACATTATTAAGAAATGAGCTCATTAAACAAATAGCGCAAGCAAATGTGTTCCCAATCTTTTTCGGTTCAGCTATGACAGGTATGGGAGTAACTGAACTGCTCGAAAATATTTCATCATTATTTCCAGCTAATAAACCTGCTGAAAATGAAACATTATCCGGTGTTGTGTTTAAAATTGAACGTGAACCTTCTGGTGAAAAGATTGCATATGTAAGAGTTTTTTCTGGTCGTTTACATGTTAGAAAATATGTTGATATACAGCGCGGGGACGTTCTGGCGCATAAAGAAAAGATTAAGAAAATATGCATGTTTCATAATGGAGATGTTGTTCA
This Bacillus paramycoides DNA region includes the following protein-coding sequences:
- a CDS encoding DUF3902 family protein; protein product: MKPVLKNILLSFIFSAAGMCWFLFMVVRGGGDWLLSWVGVLMAFLSLYALIDLYCKYTYDKKLSILFIKATVTTFSFAVLGITFGIVHELLQPWSLSLMVWYWLLVLLLFVTTIILLVFVLFVNRKNHNIPGRYRILILLNLFLTLAPVLWPLLLTIIGNGMNASAGW
- a CDS encoding putative quinol monooxygenase encodes the protein MIIIHAIFQVDPVKQQSFFEEIRPLIHSSREESGNISYDLYKDTENENVYTMVEVWKDEAAVASHNTSEHFTSFVSKAKQFLTAPLDIKVYNGELVK
- a CDS encoding serine hydrolase domain-containing protein, giving the protein MKKRNSMKLASLAILLAGTTLITPGFTVKAESTQNISNLSKAHDQKNRNGWKRVMQETVQLGAPGILAKAYNNGKTSSYTAGVADLSTKKPVKSDYRFRIGSVTKTFTATTVLQLVGENRVQLDDSIEKWLPGLIQGNGYDGNQITIRQLLNHTSGIAEYLKSKDADIINSKKTYTAEEIVKIGLALPPDFSPGKGWSYSNTGYVILGMLIEKITGNSYAEEIEKRIIEPLDLSNTFLPGNSPVIPGKNHARGYVKTEGTSELKDITYYNPSLANSAGDMISNADDLNKFFSSLLSGKLLKERELKEMLTTVPVEGKAVGDGYGLGIYETKLPNGVSVWGHGGGIPGFTTFAGGVIGGKHTLAVSINSLDEVDIVSQFNKMMQIEFKK
- a CDS encoding MarR family winged helix-turn-helix transcriptional regulator, yielding MTSSCSKEAIILYKLHFLNKEVSSKFEGCTGMSQSRLELILQLYEVGEISQKALQQEVNIDNAAITRHLKQLEANEMIVRRKNPDDNRITLVSLTEEGRNKIQAFQEEKERFAASAFKGLSEEERDNLLNMLNHIQENIKEL
- a CDS encoding nitroreductase family protein, translating into MTNSVKTNDFNEILTGRRSIRKYDTSVKISKEEMTEILTEATLAPSSVNMQPWRFLVIESDEAKATLAPLAKFNQSQVETSSAMIALFGDLNNFDNAEEIYGTAVERGLMPAEVKEDQMKKLSAYFSMVTPEVMKDTVLIDGGLVAMQFMLAARAHGYDTCPIGGFEKDQIAEAFGLDKERHVPVMLISIGKAADSGYQSVRLPIEKVAEWK